A window from Drosophila miranda strain MSH22 chromosome Y unlocalized genomic scaffold, D.miranda_PacBio2.1 Contig_Y2_pilon, whole genome shotgun sequence encodes these proteins:
- the LOC117192295 gene encoding phospholipid scramblase 3-like, whose amino-acid sequence MPLSGYDCLAELPSVHIEQTFEMNECLTAVSSENRYVVRSPLGDAVFAASESSTEKNRLLWGAGRPFQMHLLDKTHQEALVFRKKFALGSMCCQAKSLEIWIPPGNVLGRVVQSPTFMQPQFFIEDGNTGQPVFCVEGPANSGFCCFCLPKECYFKVHSGGNLRASIDHKWMASKSQYTKNIYFSDAKLTAKERALILGSAFLLEYMYFQTRF is encoded by the exons ATGCCCCTCTCCGGCTACGACTGCCTAGCGGAATTGCCCTCGGTCCACATTGAACAGACATTCGAGATGAATGAGT GCCTGACAGCCGTTTCTTCGGAGAACCGGTATGTGGTCCGCTCGCCCCTGGGCGATGCCGTCTTTGCCGCCAGCGAGAGTTCCACGGAGAAAAATCGGCTCCTTTGGGGCGCCGGGCGACCCTTCCAGATGCACTTGCTCGACAAGACACACCAGGAGGCGCTGGTTTTCCGCAAGAAATTCGCCCTCGGTTCGATGTGCTGCCAGGCAAAGAGTCTGGAGATCTGGATACCGCCAGGCAATGTCCTGGGCCGGGTGGTGCAGTCGCCCACGTTCATGCAGCCCCAGTTCTTCATTGAGGACGGCAATACGGGCCAGCCCGTCTTCTGTGTGGAGGGTCCGGCGAATTCcggtttctgctgcttctgcctgCCCAAGGAGTGCTACTTCAAG GTACATTCGGGAGGTAACCTGAGGGCGTCCATCGATCACAAGTGGATGGCCAGCAAGTCCCAGTACACCAAAAATATATACTTTAGCGATGCCAAACTGACGGCCAAGGAGCGTGCCCTGATCTTGGGCTCAGCATTTCTGCTA GAATACATGTACTTCCAAACGCGCTTCTAA
- the LOC117193639 gene encoding syntaxin-6-like codes for MSLEDPFFVVKDEVFKALNKTRGLYLRWRELGEDGGAEVEWTTTELRNSLRSIEWDLEDLEDTISIVEKNPTKFRIDNRELSSRRHFIDNTRDEVKQMKDKMSLIRNRDRDITAHQPLLDNDRNNPNQNQPNHHTILNSNTNSKELVLHLHPHNDRTYLVECPSTLNGNSLVNSGSQAVANTIAGTMSAAAASRHSGTRYSKLENALDSPSHYGQPHQASSLDSPGHRYVGETMSIQQGQDEQLDMISDSIGTLNTVSRQIGVELDEQAVMLDDLGNEFDTTESKLDTTIKKVAKVLHMNNDKRQWAAILILTGLLLFVIILFIIL; via the exons ATGTCTCTGGAGGATCCGTTTTTCGTAGTCAAGGA cGAGGTATTCAAAGCTCTGAACAAAACACGAGGCCTTTACCTGCGCTGGCGCGAGCTGGGGGAGGACGGCGGAGCAGAGGTTGAATGGACCACCACTGAGCTGCGTAACTCGTTGCGGAGCATCGAATGGGATCTCGAGGACCTCGAGGACACTATCA GCATTGTCGAGAAGAATCCGACCAAGTTTCGGATCGACAACCGCGAACTCTCCAGCCGGCGCCACTTCATCGACAACACCCGCGATGAGGTCAAGCAGATGAAGGATAAGATGAGCCTGATCCGGAACAGGGACAGAGACATAACCGCACACCAGCCACTCCTCGACAACGATCGCAACAAccccaatcagaatcaaccaAATCATCACACCATCCTCAATTCCAACACCAACTCAAAAGAGTTGGTTCTCCATCTCCATCCGCACAACGATCGCACTTACCTGGTGGAGTGCCCCAGCACCTTGAACGGCAACTCACTGGTCAACAGCGGCAGTCAGGCGGTGGCCAACACCATAGCGGGCACGATGTCAGCAGCGGCTGCTTCCCGCCACAGCGGGACCAGGTACTCGAAGCTGGAGAATGCCCTTGACAGTCCCAGTCACTACGGGCAGCCGCATCAAGCCAGCAGTCTGGACAGCCCCGGCCACAGGTATGTGGGCGAGACGATGTCCATACAGCAGGGCCAGGACGAGCAGCTCGACATGATCAGTGATTCCATAGGCACCCTGAACACTGTATCGCGGCAGATTGGCGTCGAGTTGGATGAACAGGCTGTGATGCTGGATGATTTAGGGAACGAGTTCGATACAACAGAGTCAAAGCTGGACACGACCATTAAGAAGGTTGCCAAAGTGTTGCACATGAATAATG ATAAACGTCAGTGGGCTGCTATTCTCATCCTAACGGGGCTGTTATTGTTTGTGATAATTCTATTTATTATTTTGTAA